Proteins encoded in a region of the Drosophila gunungcola strain Sukarami chromosome 3L unlocalized genomic scaffold, Dgunungcola_SK_2 000005F, whole genome shotgun sequence genome:
- the LOC128258936 gene encoding protein encore isoform X9, translating into MSNNGPMSNNSSNNTSGFISRENSSEQYTDYGGTDLLVFFRDTLNKNPKDRNILLKIEKDLMEFVQENSRGCEYRFPPASSYNRMLIHRTAAFFGMEHNVDTETQQCVIVAVAKNTRIPEIRFQSLVRDDARKSILKRDTHSFDEVRQSPYLCPLSMDRKAKSFEEREEDYDRARSRIFSRTGGNHEGGYSAGGDEDCYGGWEQQQQQQQKQNQPPRPKRPNGKMLQMQNSTESRDGMRSGGAVPKSHNFGNYGGPPSSGGPGNNSLPRGDSTNSIKSGRGGFVKQDSTGSTPWRLSPSSSGYKTRTQSVRSDSVTPSPTGYGSDRQTPELNHPPPPPSMVTHNHHGRVVAPPPMSMVSMGGGCAGSGAAIVAGISPVMELGTEATGANGSSASASASSSGSSGLVWAVTDISNVPIGSLLIDPQTLQPIVNADGSIYHYDPSNLPPNQALQHTGNQYQSQNQNQGNSSSGGYSNYRKSSPHQQQQQQQHHQQQQQQLQQPQQQQHQQQQQQQQQAPPQQQYATTELSCSSTESYAEEEAQSPGMECSEGYESYEQQQQQVLPLQQQQQHQQLSSGNNGDTGSVKGDDCDSLTSATACLSITTSTSTKNYDRIEVQKYKNQATSPNIPACCAVAVDKLELEAVVGQQQQQQHQQQLEQEQLEQEQEQEQLANVGPSSSSGSASSSVGISSEQPSSQTPLPLMVTPLPQVNCDLQSVSPSSTPYSQCEVKTPIQGHGQSHNASASASASIVVEEPKATTWTYTQSYQAPDGSTVFHTTTTPNGAAPYCATTYQQGPDGSIYAVPQGMVYAAYPQPGVASAGGASQPLFQLTTSSHPPAQTLFASPEAGGEIPGGTYMIPVFDPAQQPREGLIPAQAIYQTAGPGGPGAATVAMPMASAYPTAQFAAAAAPNGGPIYQAPLIYSSEPGGGAQLQQLPMAPYPIQYSYSPYYHPISYYVPQQAVAAAPMVATQPQVGQVAPMQQQAAHTGAGTAAGPPTVVSVSGQQHQQHHQPHQQHHHQQQQQHSSNGSVVTSHSSGYGTRVKRTPGGGSIHYNPSYTPSGSVVHAGVGGAHAHAHAHAHAHHHPSAGSAQIIAAPAASTTTYHALPTLTLAHGGAPAGTDLSGAAGAHVYALPAQHATALIPTNIFPYAAAAAAAAAAGGGGAGGPGGGGGPPTAPPQQVVQQAVAPPPQQPQSHALITAAPFYPASQPADASQSAPSTPANPGRQAPLFSTPPAPNNGSSGSSSAGGGGGGSGGGGGYHSNSSTPHYYQSQNSNEGGGYTSPYEKRNHGGGGASVGVRKPYHPGGGGYNPRHSVPLGSGGGGGGGPPSGAKTPLLNSNNEPTPRASPSSVSLGGASSSSSYQHRGPPPPHTMGVKRDNKPNQLPLISGPPPSYGATNSSPSYETSKPPVRLNAGAASFRSQKSMNQDYRRSVSQRNSPSANGAGGSGSHESSNNSPNSIVGSQSNSAANTPNAGAAGVQPQQPQQPQPPTLVSHPGGFVMLDQNASPPSLYGGGGGGGVGGASGAAGGNARSHIPTAQLHHSAAAAAAAAAGSQQATAAVLSGVAAAAALGGYNPNAASGVYFKYGQTYFAHPSVALPNSRRSPSNDIRPQMAQVAGMYPTMMIQARHPSRHPNPNYKGSRPR; encoded by the exons atgtCCAACAATGGACCCATGTCCAACAACTCGAGCAACAATACCTCGGGCTTCATATCGCGCG AGAACTCGAGCGAACAGTACACGGACTACGGCGGCACCGATCTGCTGGTCTTCTTCCGGGACACGCTCAACAAGAATCCCAAGGATCGCAATATCCTATTGAAGATCGAGAAGGATCTAATGGAGTTCGTCCAGGAAAATAG TCGCGGCTGTGAGTATCGATTTCCGCCAGCTTCATCGTACAATCGCATGCTGATCCATCGCACAGCGGCCTTTTTCGGAATGGAGCACAACGTGGACACGGAGACGCAGCAGTGTGTGATTGTGGCCGTAGCCAAGAACACGCGTATTCCAGAG ATCCGCTTCCAGTCGCTGGTGCGCGACGACGCACGCAAGTCAATTCTGAAGCGGGACACGCACAGCTTCGACGAGGTGCGTCAATCGCCGTATTTGTGCCCCCTTTCCATGGATCGCAAGGCCAAGAGCTTCGAGGAGCGTGAGGAGGATTACGATAGGGCGCGCAGCCGCATCTTCAGTCGAACGGGGGGGAACCACGAGGGCGGTTACTCTGCTGGTGGCGATGAGGATTGCTACGGCGGCtgggagcagcagcagcaacagcagcagaagcagaaccAGCCACCCAGGCCCAAGAGGCCCAATGGAAAGATGCTCCAGATGCAGAAT TCCACGGAATCACGCGATGGTATGCGATCGGGTGGAGCCGTGCCCAAGTCGCACAACTTTGGCAACTACGGCGGACCGCCAAGTTCCGGAGGGCCTGGCAACAATTCCCTTCCGCGTGGCGACTCCACAAATTCGATCAAAAGCGGACGTGGAGGCTTCGTGAAGCAGGACTCCACTGGCAGCACTCCATGGCGGCTGTCTCCTTCCAGCAGTGG CTACAAGACGCGCACCCAGTCCGTGCGCTCCGATTCCGTGACTCCATCGCCCACGGGCTACGGCAGCGACAGGCAGACGCCGGAATTGAACCACCCACCTCCGCCACCTTCCATGGTGACCCATAATCATCACGGCCGGGTGGTGGCCCCACCGCCCATGTCAATGGTGTCAATGGGCGGTGGTTGTGCAGGATCTGGAGCCGCCATTGTTGCCGGCATATCCCCTGTGATGGAATTGGGAACAGAAGCCACCGGGGCTAATGGctcatccgcatccgcatccgcatcctcgTCGGGATCGTCGGGACTCGTCTGGGCCGTCACAGACATTTCGAATGTGCCAATTGGCAGCCTCCTCATTGATCCGCAAACCCTCCAACCAATTGTCAATGCAGACGG TTCCATCTACCACTACGACCCGTCCAATCTGCCGCCCAACCAGGCGCTCCAGCACACGGGCAATCAGTACCAGTcgcagaaccagaaccagggCAACTCCTCCTCCGGTGGCTACAGCAACTATCGCAAGTCGTCGCcgcatcagcaacagcagcagcaacagcatcaccagcagcagcagcaacagttgcagcagccacagcagcagcaacatcagcaacagcagcagcagcaacaacaggcACCACCGCAGCAGCAATATGCCACCACTGAGCTTTCCTGCAGCTCCACCGAGAGCTATGCGGAGGAGGAGGCCCAGTCGCCGGGAATGGAGTGTTCCGAGGGCTATGAGAGCtacgagcagcagcagcagcaagtgTTGcccctgcagcagcagcagcagcatcagcaactaTCATCGGGCAACAATGGCGACACTGGCAGTGTCAAAGGCGACGATTGTGATAGCCTGACCAGTGCCACCGCCTGCCTGAGCATCACCACCTCCACGTCCACGAAGAACTACGATCGCATCGAGGTGCAGAAGTACAAGAACCAGGCCACCAGTCCAAACATACCCGCCTGCTGTGCCGTGGCCGTCGATAAGTTGGAGCTGGAGGCAGTAGTTggacagcaacagcagcagcaacaccaacagcagctggagcaggaacagctggagcaggagcaggagcaggagcaactGGCCAACGTGGGGCCCTCATCCTCATCCGGCTCGGCCAGCTCCTCCGTGGGCATCAGCAGCGAACAGCCATCCAGCCAGACCCCGCTGCCCCTGATGGTCACCCCGCTGCCGCAGGTGAACTGTGACCTCCAGTCCGTCTCGCCCAGCAGCACGCCCTACAGCCAGTGCGAGGTGAAGACACCCATCCAGGGCCACGGACAGAGCCACaatgccagtgccagtgccagtgccagcaTCGTCGTCGAGGAGCCCAAGGCCACCACCTGGACGTACACGCAGAGCTACCAGGCGCCGGACGGATCCACCGTCTTTCACACCACCACCACGCCCAACGGGGCGGCGCCCTACTGCGCCACCACATATCAGCAGGGG CCCGACGGCAGCATCTATGCGGTGCCGCAGGGCATGGTGTATGCCGCCTATCCGCAGCCCGGAGTGGCCAGTGCCGGTGGCGCCTCGCAGCCGCTCTTCCAGCTGACCACCAGCAGCCATCCGCCCGCGCAGACACTCTTCGCCTCGCCGGAAGCAGGCGGAGAGATACCCGGCGGCACCTACATGATACCTGTCTTCGATCCGGCCCAGCAGCCGCGCGAAGGCCTCATCCCGGCGCAGGCCATCTACCAGACGGCGGGTCCGGGCGGACCGGGTGCGGCCACCGTGGCCATGCCCATGGCCTCCGCCTATCCCACGGCCCAGTTCGCGGCGGCAGCCGCTCCCAACGGGGGACCCATCTACCAGGCGCCGCTCATCTACTCCAGCGAACCGGGCGGGGGCGcccagctgcagcagctgccgATGGCCCCCTATCCGATTCAATACTCCTACTCGCCGTACTACCACCCCATCTCGTACTACGTGCCCCAGCAGGCGGTGGCCGCCGCGCCCATGGTGGCCACCCAGCCGCAGGTGGGTCAGGTGGCCCCCATGCAGCAGCAGGCGGCGCACACGGGAGCCGGGACAGCAGCTGGTCCACCCACGGTGGTGTCAG TTTCAggccagcagcaccagcagcaccaccagccgcaccagcagcaccaccatcagcagcagcagcagcactcgAGCAACGGCTCGGTGGTGACCAGCCACTCCAGTGGCTACGGCACCCGGGTGAAGCGCACGCCCGGCGGCGGCTCCATCCACTACAATCCCAGCTACACACCCAGTGGATCGGTGGTGCATGCCGGGGTGGGTggtgcccatgcccatgcccacgCACACGCCCATGCCCATCATCATCCGTCGGCGGGTTCCGCCCAGATCATAGCTGCGCCGGCGGCCAGCACAACCACATATCATGCTCTGCCCACGCTGACGCTGGCCCACGGTGGTGCGCCAGCGGGCACGGATCTCAGTGGTGCGGCTGGTGCACATGTCTACGCGCTGCCCGCTCAACATGCCACCGCACTGATCCCAACGAATATCTTTCCCTatgcggcggcagcggcggcggcagcagcagcaggcggcgGCGGTGCTGGTGGACCAGGCGGCGGAGGAGGTCCGCCGACGGCTCCGCCCCAGCAGGTGGTGCAGCAGGCGGTGGCGCCGCCGCCACAGCAGCCACAGAGTCATGCTCTGATCACAGCGGCACCCTTTTACCCGGCTAGCCAGCCAGCGGATGCCTCGCAGTCGGCTCCCAGTACGCCGGCCAATCCGGGAAGACAGGCTCCGCTGTTCAGTACTCCGCCAGCTCCCAATAACGGCAGCTCCGGGAGCAGCAGTGCCGGCGGGGGAGGAGGAGGTagtggaggaggtggtggctATCACAGCAACAGCTCCACTCCGCACTACTATCAAAGCCAGAACAGCAACGAGGGTGGTGGTTACACTTCGCCATATGAAAAGAGAAACCATGGAGGAGGCGGTGCCTCGGTGGGCGTACGCAAGCCATACCACCCGGGCGGTGGTGGCTACAATCCCAGGCATTCGGTGCCCCTGggcagcggcggcggtggtggtggtgggccCCCCTCGGGAGCCAAAACGCCCTTGCTGAACTCCAACAATGAGCCCACGCCGCGTGCCTCGCCAAGTAGCGTGAGCTTGGGTGGAgcctcgtcctcatcctcgtACCAGCACCGTGgtccgccgccgccgcacACAATGGGTGTGAAGCGGGATAATAAGCCCAACCAGCTGCCGCTGATCAGTGGACCGCCGCCCAGCTATGGAGCCACCAACTCGAGTCCCAGCTACGAGACCAGCAAGCCGCCAGTGCGTCTGAATGCAGGAGCGGCCAGCTTCCGCAGCCAGAAGTCCATGAACCAGGACTACCGACGCAGTGTCTCGCAGCGGAACTCGCCCAGTGCGAATGGCGCCGGGGGCAGTGGCAGCCACGAGAGCAGCAACAATTCGCCCAACAGTATTGTGGGCAGCCAGAGTAACAGTGCTGCCAACACGCCCAATGCAGGAGCGGCGGGAGTTCAGCCACAGCAGCCACAGCAACC
- the LOC128258936 gene encoding protein encore isoform X8 translates to MSNNGPMSNNSSNNTSGFISRVFHQSENSSEQYTDYGGTDLLVFFRDTLNKNPKDRNILLKIEKDLMEFVQENSRGCEYRFPPASSYNRMLIHRTAAFFGMEHNVDTETQQCVIVAVAKNTRIPEIRFQSLVRDDARKSILKRDTHSFDEVRQSPYLCPLSMDRKAKSFEEREEDYDRARSRIFSRTGGNHEGGYSAGGDEDCYGGWEQQQQQQQKQNQPPRPKRPNGKMLQMQNSTESRDGMRSGGAVPKSHNFGNYGGPPSSGGPGNNSLPRGDSTNSIKSGRGGFVKQDSTGSTPWRLSPSSSGYKTRTQSVRSDSVTPSPTGYGSDRQTPELNHPPPPPSMVTHNHHGRVVAPPPMSMVSMGGGCAGSGAAIVAGISPVMELGTEATGANGSSASASASSSGSSGLVWAVTDISNVPIGSLLIDPQTLQPIVNADGSIYHYDPSNLPPNQALQHTGNQYQSQNQNQGNSSSGGYSNYRKSSPHQQQQQQQHHQQQQQQLQQPQQQQHQQQQQQQQQAPPQQQYATTELSCSSTESYAEEEAQSPGMECSEGYESYEQQQQQVLPLQQQQQHQQLSSGNNGDTGSVKGDDCDSLTSATACLSITTSTSTKNYDRIEVQKYKNQATSPNIPACCAVAVDKLELEAVVGQQQQQQHQQQLEQEQLEQEQEQEQLANVGPSSSSGSASSSVGISSEQPSSQTPLPLMVTPLPQVNCDLQSVSPSSTPYSQCEVKTPIQGHGQSHNASASASASIVVEEPKATTWTYTQSYQAPDGSTVFHTTTTPNGAAPYCATTYQQGPDGSIYAVPQGMVYAAYPQPGVASAGGASQPLFQLTTSSHPPAQTLFASPEAGGEIPGGTYMIPVFDPAQQPREGLIPAQAIYQTAGPGGPGAATVAMPMASAYPTAQFAAAAAPNGGPIYQAPLIYSSEPGGGAQLQQLPMAPYPIQYSYSPYYHPISYYVPQQAVAAAPMVATQPQVGQVAPMQQQAAHTGAGTAAGPPTVVSVSGQQHQQHHQPHQQHHHQQQQQHSSNGSVVTSHSSGYGTRVKRTPGGGSIHYNPSYTPSGSVVHAGVGGAHAHAHAHAHAHHHPSAGSAQIIAAPAASTTTYHALPTLTLAHGGAPAGTDLSGAAGAHVYALPAQHATALIPTNIFPYAAAAAAAAAAGGGGAGGPGGGGGPPTAPPQQVVQQAVAPPPQQPQSHALITAAPFYPASQPADASQSAPSTPANPGRQAPLFSTPPAPNNGSSGSSSAGGGGGGSGGGGGYHSNSSTPHYYQSQNSNEGGGYTSPYEKRNHGGGGASVGVRKPYHPGGGGYNPRHSVPLGSGGGGGGGPPSGAKTPLLNSNNEPTPRASPSSVSLGGASSSSSYQHRGPPPPHTMGVKRDNKPNQLPLISGPPPSYGATNSSPSYETSKPPVRLNAGAASFRSQKSMNQDYRRSVSQRNSPSANGAGGSGSHESSNNSPNSIVGSQSNSAANTPNAGAAGVQPQQPQQPQPPTLVSHPGGFVMLDQNASPPSLYGGGGGGGVGGASGAAGGNARSHIPTAQLHHSAAAAAAAAAGSQQATAAVLSGVAAAAALGGYNPNAASGVYFKYGQTYFAHPSVALPNSRRSPSNDIRPQMAQVAGMYPTMMIQARHPSRHPNPNYKGSRPR, encoded by the exons atgtCCAACAATGGACCCATGTCCAACAACTCGAGCAACAATACCTCGGGCTTCATATCGCGCG TCTTTCATCAATCAGAGAACTCGAGCGAACAGTACACGGACTACGGCGGCACCGATCTGCTGGTCTTCTTCCGGGACACGCTCAACAAGAATCCCAAGGATCGCAATATCCTATTGAAGATCGAGAAGGATCTAATGGAGTTCGTCCAGGAAAATAG TCGCGGCTGTGAGTATCGATTTCCGCCAGCTTCATCGTACAATCGCATGCTGATCCATCGCACAGCGGCCTTTTTCGGAATGGAGCACAACGTGGACACGGAGACGCAGCAGTGTGTGATTGTGGCCGTAGCCAAGAACACGCGTATTCCAGAG ATCCGCTTCCAGTCGCTGGTGCGCGACGACGCACGCAAGTCAATTCTGAAGCGGGACACGCACAGCTTCGACGAGGTGCGTCAATCGCCGTATTTGTGCCCCCTTTCCATGGATCGCAAGGCCAAGAGCTTCGAGGAGCGTGAGGAGGATTACGATAGGGCGCGCAGCCGCATCTTCAGTCGAACGGGGGGGAACCACGAGGGCGGTTACTCTGCTGGTGGCGATGAGGATTGCTACGGCGGCtgggagcagcagcagcaacagcagcagaagcagaaccAGCCACCCAGGCCCAAGAGGCCCAATGGAAAGATGCTCCAGATGCAGAAT TCCACGGAATCACGCGATGGTATGCGATCGGGTGGAGCCGTGCCCAAGTCGCACAACTTTGGCAACTACGGCGGACCGCCAAGTTCCGGAGGGCCTGGCAACAATTCCCTTCCGCGTGGCGACTCCACAAATTCGATCAAAAGCGGACGTGGAGGCTTCGTGAAGCAGGACTCCACTGGCAGCACTCCATGGCGGCTGTCTCCTTCCAGCAGTGG CTACAAGACGCGCACCCAGTCCGTGCGCTCCGATTCCGTGACTCCATCGCCCACGGGCTACGGCAGCGACAGGCAGACGCCGGAATTGAACCACCCACCTCCGCCACCTTCCATGGTGACCCATAATCATCACGGCCGGGTGGTGGCCCCACCGCCCATGTCAATGGTGTCAATGGGCGGTGGTTGTGCAGGATCTGGAGCCGCCATTGTTGCCGGCATATCCCCTGTGATGGAATTGGGAACAGAAGCCACCGGGGCTAATGGctcatccgcatccgcatccgcatcctcgTCGGGATCGTCGGGACTCGTCTGGGCCGTCACAGACATTTCGAATGTGCCAATTGGCAGCCTCCTCATTGATCCGCAAACCCTCCAACCAATTGTCAATGCAGACGG TTCCATCTACCACTACGACCCGTCCAATCTGCCGCCCAACCAGGCGCTCCAGCACACGGGCAATCAGTACCAGTcgcagaaccagaaccagggCAACTCCTCCTCCGGTGGCTACAGCAACTATCGCAAGTCGTCGCcgcatcagcaacagcagcagcaacagcatcaccagcagcagcagcaacagttgcagcagccacagcagcagcaacatcagcaacagcagcagcagcaacaacaggcACCACCGCAGCAGCAATATGCCACCACTGAGCTTTCCTGCAGCTCCACCGAGAGCTATGCGGAGGAGGAGGCCCAGTCGCCGGGAATGGAGTGTTCCGAGGGCTATGAGAGCtacgagcagcagcagcagcaagtgTTGcccctgcagcagcagcagcagcatcagcaactaTCATCGGGCAACAATGGCGACACTGGCAGTGTCAAAGGCGACGATTGTGATAGCCTGACCAGTGCCACCGCCTGCCTGAGCATCACCACCTCCACGTCCACGAAGAACTACGATCGCATCGAGGTGCAGAAGTACAAGAACCAGGCCACCAGTCCAAACATACCCGCCTGCTGTGCCGTGGCCGTCGATAAGTTGGAGCTGGAGGCAGTAGTTggacagcaacagcagcagcaacaccaacagcagctggagcaggaacagctggagcaggagcaggagcaggagcaactGGCCAACGTGGGGCCCTCATCCTCATCCGGCTCGGCCAGCTCCTCCGTGGGCATCAGCAGCGAACAGCCATCCAGCCAGACCCCGCTGCCCCTGATGGTCACCCCGCTGCCGCAGGTGAACTGTGACCTCCAGTCCGTCTCGCCCAGCAGCACGCCCTACAGCCAGTGCGAGGTGAAGACACCCATCCAGGGCCACGGACAGAGCCACaatgccagtgccagtgccagtgccagcaTCGTCGTCGAGGAGCCCAAGGCCACCACCTGGACGTACACGCAGAGCTACCAGGCGCCGGACGGATCCACCGTCTTTCACACCACCACCACGCCCAACGGGGCGGCGCCCTACTGCGCCACCACATATCAGCAGGGG CCCGACGGCAGCATCTATGCGGTGCCGCAGGGCATGGTGTATGCCGCCTATCCGCAGCCCGGAGTGGCCAGTGCCGGTGGCGCCTCGCAGCCGCTCTTCCAGCTGACCACCAGCAGCCATCCGCCCGCGCAGACACTCTTCGCCTCGCCGGAAGCAGGCGGAGAGATACCCGGCGGCACCTACATGATACCTGTCTTCGATCCGGCCCAGCAGCCGCGCGAAGGCCTCATCCCGGCGCAGGCCATCTACCAGACGGCGGGTCCGGGCGGACCGGGTGCGGCCACCGTGGCCATGCCCATGGCCTCCGCCTATCCCACGGCCCAGTTCGCGGCGGCAGCCGCTCCCAACGGGGGACCCATCTACCAGGCGCCGCTCATCTACTCCAGCGAACCGGGCGGGGGCGcccagctgcagcagctgccgATGGCCCCCTATCCGATTCAATACTCCTACTCGCCGTACTACCACCCCATCTCGTACTACGTGCCCCAGCAGGCGGTGGCCGCCGCGCCCATGGTGGCCACCCAGCCGCAGGTGGGTCAGGTGGCCCCCATGCAGCAGCAGGCGGCGCACACGGGAGCCGGGACAGCAGCTGGTCCACCCACGGTGGTGTCAG TTTCAggccagcagcaccagcagcaccaccagccgcaccagcagcaccaccatcagcagcagcagcagcactcgAGCAACGGCTCGGTGGTGACCAGCCACTCCAGTGGCTACGGCACCCGGGTGAAGCGCACGCCCGGCGGCGGCTCCATCCACTACAATCCCAGCTACACACCCAGTGGATCGGTGGTGCATGCCGGGGTGGGTggtgcccatgcccatgcccacgCACACGCCCATGCCCATCATCATCCGTCGGCGGGTTCCGCCCAGATCATAGCTGCGCCGGCGGCCAGCACAACCACATATCATGCTCTGCCCACGCTGACGCTGGCCCACGGTGGTGCGCCAGCGGGCACGGATCTCAGTGGTGCGGCTGGTGCACATGTCTACGCGCTGCCCGCTCAACATGCCACCGCACTGATCCCAACGAATATCTTTCCCTatgcggcggcagcggcggcggcagcagcagcaggcggcgGCGGTGCTGGTGGACCAGGCGGCGGAGGAGGTCCGCCGACGGCTCCGCCCCAGCAGGTGGTGCAGCAGGCGGTGGCGCCGCCGCCACAGCAGCCACAGAGTCATGCTCTGATCACAGCGGCACCCTTTTACCCGGCTAGCCAGCCAGCGGATGCCTCGCAGTCGGCTCCCAGTACGCCGGCCAATCCGGGAAGACAGGCTCCGCTGTTCAGTACTCCGCCAGCTCCCAATAACGGCAGCTCCGGGAGCAGCAGTGCCGGCGGGGGAGGAGGAGGTagtggaggaggtggtggctATCACAGCAACAGCTCCACTCCGCACTACTATCAAAGCCAGAACAGCAACGAGGGTGGTGGTTACACTTCGCCATATGAAAAGAGAAACCATGGAGGAGGCGGTGCCTCGGTGGGCGTACGCAAGCCATACCACCCGGGCGGTGGTGGCTACAATCCCAGGCATTCGGTGCCCCTGggcagcggcggcggtggtggtggtgggccCCCCTCGGGAGCCAAAACGCCCTTGCTGAACTCCAACAATGAGCCCACGCCGCGTGCCTCGCCAAGTAGCGTGAGCTTGGGTGGAgcctcgtcctcatcctcgtACCAGCACCGTGgtccgccgccgccgcacACAATGGGTGTGAAGCGGGATAATAAGCCCAACCAGCTGCCGCTGATCAGTGGACCGCCGCCCAGCTATGGAGCCACCAACTCGAGTCCCAGCTACGAGACCAGCAAGCCGCCAGTGCGTCTGAATGCAGGAGCGGCCAGCTTCCGCAGCCAGAAGTCCATGAACCAGGACTACCGACGCAGTGTCTCGCAGCGGAACTCGCCCAGTGCGAATGGCGCCGGGGGCAGTGGCAGCCACGAGAGCAGCAACAATTCGCCCAACAGTATTGTGGGCAGCCAGAGTAACAGTGCTGCCAACACGCCCAATGCAGGAGCGGCGGGAGTTCAGCCACAGCAGCCACAGCAACC